A region from the Phycisphaerales bacterium genome encodes:
- a CDS encoding alpha-ketoacid dehydrogenase subunit beta yields the protein MSQLTMVEALNLALGESMAADDRVCIMGEDVGVNGGVFRVTKGLLERFGADRVLDTPLAEDSIIGTAVGMAVYGLKPVAEIQFSGFTMQAFDQIEQNMARLRNRSRSRYPISMVMRAPYGGGIRAVEHHSESREAYWAHTPGLKVVIPSGPRNARALLAASIADPDPVVFYEPKAVYRAFREEVSEEPEVMEIGKAQVVRPGADVTLIGYGAMMRPVLEAADDLVEEHGIDVEVIDLLSIKPMDTQTLVESVSKTGRCVVVHEGPRMCGVAAEIIARLNEHAFEYLLAPIKRVTGFDIHFPYFQVEKHYLPDSDSIVVAVKETMQWT from the coding sequence ATGTCGCAACTCACAATGGTCGAGGCACTGAATCTGGCGCTTGGCGAGTCCATGGCCGCCGACGATCGCGTCTGCATCATGGGCGAAGACGTCGGCGTGAACGGCGGCGTGTTCCGCGTCACCAAGGGCCTGCTGGAGCGCTTCGGCGCTGATCGCGTGCTCGACACGCCTCTGGCGGAGGATTCGATCATCGGCACGGCGGTCGGCATGGCGGTGTACGGCCTCAAGCCTGTTGCAGAGATTCAGTTCTCCGGTTTCACCATGCAGGCGTTCGACCAGATCGAGCAGAACATGGCCCGACTCCGCAACCGCTCGCGCAGCCGCTATCCGATCTCGATGGTGATGCGAGCGCCCTACGGCGGCGGCATCCGGGCTGTCGAGCATCACAGCGAATCGCGCGAGGCCTACTGGGCCCACACGCCCGGCCTCAAAGTGGTCATTCCATCCGGGCCCCGCAACGCGCGGGCTCTGCTGGCGGCGTCGATCGCCGACCCCGATCCTGTCGTCTTCTACGAGCCTAAAGCCGTCTACCGCGCCTTTCGCGAGGAGGTGAGCGAAGAGCCGGAAGTCATGGAAATCGGCAAGGCGCAGGTGGTCCGGCCCGGCGCCGACGTGACGCTCATCGGCTATGGGGCGATGATGCGGCCGGTCCTCGAAGCGGCCGATGATCTGGTGGAGGAGCACGGCATCGACGTCGAGGTCATCGATCTCCTCTCAATCAAGCCGATGGATACGCAGACGCTTGTCGAATCGGTCAGCAAGACGGGGCGCTGCGTCGTGGTGCACGAAGGGCCGCGCATGTGCGGCGTCGCGGCGGAGATTATCGCGCGCCTCAACGAGCATGCATTCGAATACCTGCTTGCGCCGATCAAACGCGTAACGGGCTTTGACATCCACTTCCCGTACTTCCAGGTTGAAAAGCATTACCTGCCCGACAGCGATTCGATCGTCGTCGCGGTGAAGGAAACCATGCAGTGGACATGA
- the paaN gene encoding phenylacetic acid degradation protein PaaN, whose protein sequence is MSHPFFQAHRDALAKAVEAIHSRAYWSAYPEVPSGKVYGETAKDDGEKAFQSRLNRPFDLPGHPGAGQVGAEASPYGFDLGITYPKVELDGLFTAVGAAEQGWKKASVEDRVGVCLEILHRLNRRSFEMALAVMHTTGQGWMMAFQAGGPHAQDRGLEAVAYAWDEMQRTPAQAIWSKRVGKDETVTLRKTFRIVPRGIALTIGCSTFPTWNGYPGIFASLATGNAVVVKPHPGAILPLAITVEVARQVLAEAGFDPNVITLAADELSAPITRDIVQRPEIKIIDYTGGSAFGEWIEQNARQAIVYTEKAGVNSVIIDSVDNLKAVTGNLAFTLSLYSGQMCTTSQNIFIPREGIETSEGHKSFDEVAGALVKAVDWFLGEPKRAAEVLGAIQNENTARRVDQAKDEGLAVLRESTPVNNEAFPKARIRSPLILKADSRDRDKFAREMFGPIAYVVATANTDESIRLATEVARNQGAITCALYSTDPQVIHRAEEATADAGVPLSTNLTGSIWVNQAAAFSDFHVSGANPSGNATLCDSAFVAGRFRIVQSRMPVAN, encoded by the coding sequence GTGAGCCATCCATTCTTCCAAGCCCATCGCGACGCACTGGCCAAGGCTGTCGAGGCCATCCACAGCCGCGCCTACTGGAGCGCCTACCCCGAAGTCCCCAGCGGCAAAGTCTACGGCGAAACAGCGAAAGACGACGGCGAAAAGGCGTTCCAGTCGCGGCTCAACCGCCCCTTCGACCTGCCCGGCCACCCGGGCGCCGGTCAGGTCGGCGCTGAGGCGTCGCCATACGGCTTTGATCTCGGCATCACCTATCCAAAGGTCGAACTCGACGGTCTCTTTACCGCGGTCGGCGCAGCAGAGCAAGGCTGGAAGAAGGCCAGCGTCGAGGACCGCGTCGGCGTCTGTCTCGAAATTCTCCACCGCCTGAATCGGCGCAGTTTCGAGATGGCCCTGGCTGTGATGCACACGACCGGCCAAGGCTGGATGATGGCCTTCCAGGCCGGCGGGCCGCACGCCCAGGATCGCGGCCTCGAAGCCGTGGCCTACGCCTGGGACGAGATGCAGCGCACGCCCGCGCAGGCGATCTGGTCCAAGCGCGTCGGCAAAGACGAGACTGTTACGCTGCGCAAGACCTTCCGGATCGTGCCGCGCGGCATTGCGCTGACCATCGGCTGCTCAACCTTCCCGACGTGGAACGGCTACCCCGGCATCTTCGCGAGCCTCGCCACCGGCAATGCAGTCGTCGTCAAGCCGCATCCGGGGGCCATTCTGCCCCTGGCGATCACCGTTGAAGTCGCGAGGCAAGTGCTCGCAGAGGCCGGCTTCGACCCGAATGTCATCACCCTCGCCGCCGATGAACTCAGCGCCCCCATCACCAGAGATATCGTGCAGCGGCCCGAGATAAAGATCATCGATTACACCGGTGGCAGCGCGTTCGGCGAGTGGATCGAACAGAACGCCAGGCAGGCGATCGTCTACACCGAAAAGGCGGGCGTGAACTCGGTCATCATCGACAGCGTGGACAACCTTAAGGCCGTCACGGGCAATCTCGCCTTCACCTTGAGCCTGTATTCGGGCCAGATGTGCACGACGAGTCAGAACATCTTCATTCCGCGCGAGGGGATCGAGACGAGCGAAGGGCACAAGTCATTCGATGAAGTCGCCGGAGCGCTGGTGAAGGCGGTGGACTGGTTCCTCGGCGAGCCGAAGCGAGCCGCGGAGGTGCTCGGCGCCATTCAGAACGAGAACACCGCCCGCCGGGTCGATCAGGCCAAAGACGAGGGGCTGGCGGTGCTGCGCGAGTCGACGCCCGTGAACAACGAAGCGTTCCCGAAGGCTCGCATCCGCAGTCCGCTCATTCTCAAGGCCGACAGCCGAGACCGCGACAAGTTTGCCCGCGAGATGTTCGGCCCGATCGCATACGTCGTCGCAACCGCCAACACGGATGAGAGCATCCGGCTCGCGACCGAGGTCGCGCGAAACCAGGGCGCGATCACTTGCGCGCTGTATTCGACGGACCCGCAAGTCATCCACCGGGCCGAGGAGGCGACGGCCGACGCCGGCGTACCGCTCTCGACGAATCTCACGGGCTCAATCTGGGTGAACCAGGCCGCGGCGTTCAGCGACTTCCATGTTTCAGGCGCCAATCCGTCGGGCAACGCCACACTGTGCGACAGCGCGTTCGTCGCCGGCCGCTTCCGGATCGTGCAGAGCCGCATGCCGGTCGCAAATTGA
- the corA gene encoding magnesium/cobalt transporter CorA, producing the protein MSRIGHKRRKHAQRRTKRPPPGAKPGTIAIDPAATPSLIRVMACSPTACSDLVIQNPAELSLDAVKGGTRWINVDGVGSSASISTIGSMIGLHMLTVADICNVYQRPKVEEYDDYIYLVIREPHADGALTTEQISICLKADLVATFQERPGDCFDPIRARIHETNSRICARGPDYLAYALIDAIIDSYFPILEGLGDRLELLEERVFSAADEQVLTELHCIRRDLVTLRRSVWPLRDPLNLLLRSETKLVSAETRIYLRDCYDHVVQIIDLIETHREICSSLMEVYLSQLSQRTNEVMKVLAMIGTVFLPLTFIVGVYGMNFDTSVSPWNMPELKWRWGYPAIWAVMIAVGGGTLWLFHRFGWIGRRRRHAANGANGASNHAASGANRANGNGHGHS; encoded by the coding sequence ATGAGCCGCATTGGCCACAAGCGTCGCAAGCATGCCCAGCGCCGCACGAAGCGGCCGCCTCCCGGCGCCAAGCCCGGCACGATTGCCATCGATCCGGCCGCCACCCCGTCGCTCATCCGCGTGATGGCCTGCTCGCCAACGGCGTGCAGCGACCTCGTGATCCAGAATCCGGCGGAGCTCAGTCTCGACGCCGTCAAGGGCGGCACGAGGTGGATCAACGTCGATGGCGTGGGCAGCAGCGCGTCGATTTCGACGATCGGCTCGATGATCGGCCTGCACATGCTCACCGTGGCAGACATCTGCAACGTGTACCAGCGGCCCAAGGTCGAAGAGTACGACGATTACATCTACCTCGTCATTCGCGAGCCGCACGCCGACGGCGCGCTGACGACCGAGCAGATCAGCATCTGCCTCAAGGCGGACCTGGTGGCCACGTTTCAGGAGCGGCCGGGCGACTGCTTTGATCCGATTCGCGCCCGTATTCACGAGACCAACAGCCGCATCTGCGCCCGCGGGCCGGATTACCTTGCATACGCCCTGATCGACGCAATCATCGACTCGTACTTTCCGATTCTTGAGGGGCTCGGCGACCGGCTGGAACTGCTTGAGGAGCGTGTGTTTTCCGCCGCGGACGAACAGGTGCTCACGGAGTTGCACTGCATTCGGCGCGACCTGGTGACGCTGCGGCGGTCCGTCTGGCCGCTGCGCGACCCGCTCAACCTGCTGTTGCGCAGTGAGACCAAGCTCGTGTCCGCCGAAACGCGAATCTACCTGCGCGACTGCTATGACCACGTCGTGCAGATCATCGATCTCATCGAGACGCACCGCGAGATCTGCAGCAGCCTCATGGAGGTCTACCTCTCGCAACTGAGCCAGCGCACCAACGAGGTCATGAAGGTGCTGGCGATGATCGGCACCGTGTTTCTGCCGCTGACCTTTATCGTTGGCGTGTACGGCATGAACTTTGACACGAGCGTCTCGCCGTGGAACATGCCCGAACTGAAGTGGCGGTGGGGGTATCCCGCCATCTGGGCCGTCATGATCGCGGTCGGTGGCGGCACGCTGTGGCTCTTCCACCGATTCGGATGGATCGGCCGCCGTCGGCGCCACGCCGCCAATGGCGCCAATGGCGCTTCAAATCACGCGGCAAGCGGTGCGAACCGTGCCAATGGGAACGGACACGGCCATTCATAG
- a CDS encoding NAD(P)/FAD-dependent oxidoreductase, giving the protein MVVGEFTQEANLVVIGSGPGGYSAAFRAAELGIQTIIVDSRKDLGGICLHAGCVPSKTLLHIAEIIGLGRRAAAFGVEYGQPRIDLEMVRAWVHQSTDRLSSGLASRAKKLGVEVIAGRASFDDGKNLSIHGGSIPRLKFRKAIVAVGARPAGHPLMTFDERIVINPWQALQIESIPESLLVLGGAAQAIELAMIYAALGSKVTLAATEAQILPAGDVDIVRPLHRALVENLNSVLLGATVTSASIGASSAQVGVETKEGQRQLEFDRVIIAVGQTGNTRDLGLDRTKVECDSAGFITVDGQMRTSESRILAVGDVTGPPWSADRALAQGRVAAEVVAGWNSGFDSLAAPRVLFTDPNVAWCGLTESQANEQGVPHKVAKIPWGASGRAVGMNRVDGLTKLIYDPDTKIVLGVGIVGAGAAEMIGEGALAVEMGVELDDLAGTVHPHPSMCELLSDAAR; this is encoded by the coding sequence ATGGTTGTCGGCGAGTTCACGCAGGAAGCGAATCTGGTCGTCATCGGCTCCGGACCCGGCGGCTACAGCGCCGCGTTTCGCGCTGCCGAACTCGGCATCCAGACGATCATCGTTGACAGCCGCAAAGACCTTGGCGGCATTTGCCTGCACGCGGGCTGCGTGCCAAGCAAGACGCTGCTGCACATCGCCGAGATCATCGGGCTGGGTCGCCGGGCCGCGGCGTTCGGCGTCGAGTACGGGCAGCCGCGGATTGATCTGGAAATGGTGCGCGCCTGGGTGCATCAGTCCACGGACCGGCTGTCATCCGGCCTGGCGAGCCGGGCGAAGAAACTCGGCGTCGAGGTCATCGCGGGCCGGGCCTCATTCGACGACGGCAAGAACCTCTCGATCCACGGCGGGTCGATCCCTCGCCTCAAGTTCCGCAAGGCGATCGTCGCGGTCGGCGCGCGTCCGGCCGGACACCCGCTCATGACTTTCGACGAGCGAATCGTCATCAACCCGTGGCAAGCGCTGCAAATTGAATCGATTCCTGAGTCACTGCTGGTGCTCGGCGGCGCAGCGCAGGCCATTGAACTGGCCATGATCTACGCCGCACTGGGCAGCAAGGTCACGCTCGCTGCGACCGAGGCGCAGATCCTGCCTGCGGGAGATGTGGACATCGTGCGGCCGCTGCACCGCGCGCTCGTGGAGAATCTCAACTCAGTGCTGCTCGGCGCGACCGTGACTTCCGCGAGCATCGGAGCATCGAGCGCACAGGTCGGTGTCGAGACGAAGGAAGGCCAGCGCCAGTTGGAGTTCGATCGGGTGATCATCGCGGTCGGGCAGACGGGCAACACGCGCGACCTCGGTCTCGATCGCACGAAAGTGGAGTGCGATTCGGCGGGGTTCATCACCGTCGATGGGCAGATGCGCACGAGCGAGTCGCGCATCCTGGCGGTGGGCGATGTCACGGGGCCGCCGTGGTCGGCGGATCGCGCGCTGGCGCAGGGGCGCGTTGCGGCTGAAGTCGTCGCCGGCTGGAACAGCGGGTTTGACTCCCTGGCGGCGCCGCGCGTGCTGTTCACGGATCCGAATGTCGCGTGGTGCGGCCTGACGGAGTCTCAGGCGAACGAACAGGGCGTTCCGCACAAGGTGGCCAAGATCCCCTGGGGCGCCTCGGGGCGGGCCGTGGGCATGAATCGCGTGGACGGCCTGACCAAACTCATCTACGACCCCGACACCAAGATCGTGCTGGGCGTGGGCATCGTCGGCGCCGGCGCTGCTGAGATGATCGGCGAAGGCGCGCTGGCCGTGGAGATGGGCGTCGAACTCGACGACCTCGCCGGCACGGTGCACCCGCACCCATCCATGTGCGAACTGCTCAGCGACGCGGCGCGGTGA
- a CDS encoding transferase hexapeptide repeat family protein translates to MPCYEFMGVRPVVDATAFIHPTASLIGDVIVGPGCLVGPGASLRGDIGQLVLKAGSNVQDNCTLHCFPGKNVVVEEDGHIGHGAVLHSCTIKRNAMVGMMAVVMDDAVIGEEAFVGALSFVRAGMIVPTRTLVAGIPAKPIRELSKDEVRWKTEGTRIYQQLARNYSASFREVPPLREIESDRPKVPLHDYAPKHEQK, encoded by the coding sequence ATGCCGTGTTACGAATTCATGGGCGTTCGGCCGGTGGTGGATGCGACGGCGTTCATCCACCCCACTGCTTCGCTCATCGGCGACGTGATCGTCGGCCCCGGCTGTCTCGTCGGGCCGGGCGCTTCGCTGCGCGGCGACATCGGTCAACTGGTACTCAAGGCGGGCTCCAACGTGCAGGACAACTGCACGCTCCACTGCTTTCCCGGTAAGAATGTCGTGGTCGAAGAAGACGGCCACATCGGCCACGGCGCCGTGCTGCACAGTTGCACGATCAAGCGCAACGCCATGGTCGGCATGATGGCGGTAGTCATGGATGACGCGGTCATCGGCGAAGAGGCGTTCGTCGGGGCACTGAGTTTCGTCCGGGCCGGGATGATCGTGCCGACGCGCACGCTCGTGGCCGGCATTCCCGCCAAGCCGATCCGCGAACTGAGCAAAGATGAAGTGCGGTGGAAGACCGAGGGCACGCGCATCTACCAGCAGCTCGCGCGCAACTACAGTGCGAGTTTCAGGGAAGTGCCGCCGCTGCGCGAGATCGAGTCCGACCGGCCGAAGGTGCCGCTGCACGACTACGCGCCCAAGCACGAGCAGAAGTGA
- the pdhA gene encoding pyruvate dehydrogenase (acetyl-transferring) E1 component subunit alpha codes for MSPRSANSTASTAPVENRPVRVDSNSVETIDLGRVEVIRVLDEKGRVVDAALEPGLPDDELLRLYRGMVRSRRFDQRMLAMQRQGEMGTFAPGLGQEATQIGQVYPMRPTDWYSPSYRSIGAQVWRGWTMEQLLLLWAGYFEGFAIPEVANELPFSIVIGSHVPVATGVAMGIKVRKDDAVVVTNFGDGASSQGVVAEAFNFAAVYKAPIVFIVESNGWAISTPLEKQAGNTVLAARGVGFGIPAVRVDGNDVLGMIAACTRAIDHARSGRGPYLVEAVTYRMSLHTTADDPKVYRKDEEVKTWEGKCPILRFESYLKSRDVLDDDAIARINEEIEAEVIAARDRFRELAVARPEEIFDFVYEQLPAELREQKAEYLERLKRKGVQ; via the coding sequence ATGTCGCCACGTTCGGCCAATTCGACCGCCTCGACCGCGCCGGTGGAGAACCGGCCCGTTCGCGTCGATAGCAATTCCGTGGAGACGATTGATCTTGGCCGCGTGGAAGTGATTCGCGTGCTCGACGAGAAGGGCCGCGTCGTTGACGCCGCGCTCGAGCCCGGCCTGCCCGATGATGAACTGCTGCGCCTCTACCGCGGTATGGTCCGTTCGCGGCGCTTTGACCAGCGCATGCTCGCCATGCAGCGCCAGGGCGAGATGGGCACCTTTGCGCCGGGCCTCGGGCAGGAGGCAACGCAGATCGGCCAGGTCTATCCGATGCGGCCGACCGACTGGTATTCGCCTTCCTATCGCTCGATCGGTGCGCAGGTCTGGCGCGGCTGGACGATGGAGCAGTTGCTGCTTCTGTGGGCGGGTTACTTCGAAGGCTTCGCGATCCCGGAAGTCGCCAACGAGCTGCCGTTCTCGATCGTCATCGGTTCGCACGTGCCGGTCGCGACGGGCGTGGCGATGGGAATCAAGGTTCGCAAGGACGACGCCGTGGTCGTGACGAACTTCGGCGACGGTGCTTCTTCGCAGGGAGTCGTGGCCGAGGCGTTCAACTTCGCCGCCGTCTACAAGGCGCCGATCGTGTTCATCGTCGAGAGCAACGGCTGGGCGATCTCAACTCCGCTTGAGAAGCAGGCGGGCAACACGGTGCTGGCGGCGCGCGGCGTGGGGTTCGGCATCCCGGCCGTGCGCGTGGATGGCAACGACGTGCTGGGCATGATCGCTGCGTGCACGCGCGCCATCGATCATGCACGCAGTGGTCGCGGGCCATACCTCGTCGAGGCCGTGACCTACCGCATGAGTCTGCACACGACCGCAGATGACCCGAAGGTGTACCGCAAGGACGAAGAGGTCAAGACGTGGGAGGGCAAGTGCCCGATCCTCCGCTTTGAGTCATACCTGAAGAGCAGGGACGTGCTCGATGATGATGCGATCGCGCGGATCAACGAAGAGATCGAGGCTGAAGTGATCGCGGCGCGCGACCGGTTCCGCGAACTGGCGGTCGCACGGCCGGAAGAGATATTCGATTTCGTGTACGAACAGTTGCCCGCAGAGTTGCGCGAGCAGAAGGCGGAGTACCTGGAGCGCCTCAAGCGCAAGGGCGTGCAGTAG
- a CDS encoding 2-oxo acid dehydrogenase subunit E2 — MATRDFKLPDLGEGVHEGQIVRLMVKAGEAIREDEPLMEVETDKASVEIPSPFTGTIAKWHVQEGQLVHVGDVMVTVGDAAGSSAAEVESKSSESAARARSTHPPAPHSGNGGVATAAPPVRRAPASPAVRKLARKHSIDIETVQGSGPNGRITRADVERAASGASPVRSALPTGVRSKASPPPAPALHAAVEPPGEDGHDNWGPIRTQKNSRARSTIAANMTQSWSTIPHVTDSDDADVTELDRLRRGYPAAENGHRKITMLAFIIRAVARALTMHPEFNAQFDAENDQIIYRRYINIAVAVHTERGLITPVIRNTDQLGIVAIADALNELADKARSASFTVNDTRGGTYTISNPGALGGSRYSTPIIPPGQGAVMALGRTRQMPWVVDGSVQPRLILPISHSFDHRIADGGHEVAFMQQVIGGLENPARLLL; from the coding sequence ATGGCAACGAGAGATTTCAAACTCCCTGATCTTGGCGAAGGTGTGCATGAGGGGCAGATCGTGCGCCTGATGGTCAAGGCCGGCGAGGCGATTCGCGAAGATGAGCCGCTGATGGAAGTCGAGACGGACAAGGCATCCGTCGAGATTCCCTCGCCTTTCACCGGCACGATCGCGAAATGGCACGTGCAGGAAGGACAGCTCGTGCACGTGGGTGACGTGATGGTCACCGTCGGCGACGCCGCGGGTTCGTCCGCTGCCGAGGTCGAATCAAAGTCGAGTGAGTCGGCGGCGCGCGCACGCAGCACTCACCCGCCGGCTCCGCATTCCGGCAACGGCGGGGTGGCGACAGCCGCGCCTCCGGTGCGAAGGGCGCCGGCTTCGCCCGCCGTCCGCAAGCTCGCGCGCAAGCACAGCATCGACATCGAAACCGTGCAGGGCAGCGGGCCCAACGGTCGCATCACCCGCGCCGATGTCGAGCGAGCCGCGTCCGGCGCTTCGCCTGTTCGCTCAGCTCTGCCCACCGGAGTTCGATCGAAGGCTTCGCCTCCGCCGGCGCCCGCACTTCATGCCGCCGTCGAACCTCCGGGTGAGGACGGGCATGACAACTGGGGGCCGATCCGCACGCAGAAGAACTCGCGGGCCCGAAGCACCATCGCAGCCAACATGACGCAGTCGTGGTCCACGATCCCGCACGTCACCGACAGCGACGACGCGGACGTTACCGAGCTCGACCGCCTGCGTCGCGGCTACCCGGCGGCCGAGAACGGTCATCGGAAGATCACGATGCTCGCGTTCATCATTCGCGCGGTGGCCCGCGCGCTGACGATGCATCCTGAGTTCAACGCTCAGTTCGACGCCGAAAACGACCAGATCATCTACCGCCGCTACATCAACATCGCCGTGGCGGTGCACACGGAGCGCGGTCTGATCACGCCGGTCATTCGCAACACGGATCAGCTCGGGATCGTGGCCATCGCCGACGCGTTGAACGAACTTGCGGACAAAGCGCGGAGCGCCTCGTTTACCGTCAACGACACGCGCGGCGGCACGTACACGATCTCCAACCCCGGGGCGCTGGGCGGCAGCCGCTACTCGACGCCGATCATCCCGCCGGGCCAGGGCGCGGTCATGGCGCTGGGCCGCACGAGGCAGATGCCATGGGTGGTAGATGGCAGCGTGCAGCCGCGTCTTATTCTGCCCATCAGTCATTCGTTCGATCACCGCATCGCCGACGGCGGGCACGAAGTCGCCTTCATGCAGCAGGTCATCGGCGGACTCGAGAATCCGGCCCGACTGCTCCTCTAG